aacatgctcaaattttgatttatttacttcaaaacataaaggtttattctactcacctcaggctgacctTGAAGCCactagctcactgctggggtcctcggttcctcgggtccgaacctacacaggtggactcaaatgagggaccaacatacactATCAAGACccttaaacaactccccaaaaaccccctaaaacaccttagaacaatcatagaaatcatgcaaaggaaggctgaacagggcactttcggcggcaggttcggcggccgaaagtccctccagagccgaaactcaaccactttcggcggcaccttcggcagctgaaagtcccttccagagacgaaactcatgcatgttcggcggcaccttcggcggccaaaactcccttccagagccgaaagtccactttcgggggcagggttcggcagccaaaggcttgcctccacaggcaggttcggcggccgaaagtcccttcggctgccgaatctgagttctccctaagtggcagaactcaaccattcaatgcacatttgccttccAAACCATTCccactcaaaaccaacactttccaaatcatgcatacacccaTAATAAGCTtttaggggcctcaaactatcctaaaccccaactaaaacacatcaaatacacatatacaactcacattgtccataaactcaatattaactcaaacatgcatttctaccccaaaactttcataaaacttgtttaaaacatgaaatgagctaaggatctactcttacctcttggagatcaagaggggaggcgatccaactcggagatgggagagatctcgctccttgggtctccaagctccaaaaacttgctctaagctcacaaatctttaAAAATCAAGAAACCACTTGTTAAATCTcgaaagatttgaagagaatCATTAAAATCAACCaggggagagcatggactcaccgttggccgaaaataggggagaaagctcgcccgtttcggccatggagcccttttataggggctggccagaccacgttcggaagcctaaagtgcctccaaaactcatgcaagttcggcggccgaacatgagattcggcggccgaacctgagccactttcggaagcctaacttgcctccctaaactatcccatgttcggcggccgaacctggaaatgcctccaaggtcttttcctttcaaaactcagtttctttcttacttaaagtcataaaatacattaaaaacattttatgaaaacatgtttttaccctcctagaggttttcgatatccgagattccaccggacggtaggaattccgataccggagtctagccgggtattacattagagATGACTCCACCGTTAGAACTTTTAGGGTCCTCGGAGGAAAGCACAGAGGAATGAAAAGTCTGGACAGATGGAGCTTGTGGAGCCAGAGATTCAAGACTCAGAATCCTATTACAATCTCAGACAGGAATAAAGCTTTGATATGCGGCCAAGCTCACCTTTAAGGCCACCAATAGCATAGCTGAATATGTGGCCATAATAATGGCCTTAAAAATCATCAAGGAAAGGTATACCAAAGTccattatttttagtgactcacaattgGTTATTAATCAATACTAGAGACAATTCAGAGTCCGAGAATAGAATCTTGTCAGATACAAGGAGAAGGTTCGATCTTTTATGGGCAGGATCAAAGATGGATGAGGCAGCTGCGAACTTTGCCAAGTGACCAGAGGCAACAATGAAGAGGTGAAAACTTTAAAATCAATTAGATTATACAAccaattgaattgaaattttaattagccttcaattaaaagaaaaatttagcCGCAAATGTTCATggcttaaaaataataataagaagagTGTTTTCAgccttttaaaattaattcagagCAAAAAGTGATGTTGTACATCAAAATATCATCTTTATATAATACTAAAAATTCTAATTCAACCTAAATACCAGTAACCAAAATAAGATGGGGAAGGTTCTCCTAAAAAAAATCGAGTTTGATATGTATTGACAGATGAGGATTTTTTGATCGCGTATCAGATTTAGAACTGAACTTTGATTCTTCTCGTCAATATGTTATGCCCATAACGTAATCCATAACACAGTACATATAAAAGTtatgtttcttattctcttGTGAACTTAGTTATGCTAAcgactttttttaatttcagaatgtAGAGTACAAACACaatttttcttttgttattcTTCAATCCATGTTTATCCTACCAATGTAtcaaaactcaaataaattaatctattttacgtggaatcaaattcaaaatctaAATGTTTTACAACATTAAAACTACACAAATATACAAATTAtcatcaagcatatcatctacTAAGTGCAGTGTTGAGATATTTGGATGAGTTTCTGAGTAGTCTGCCAAATACATGTCCAATACAATCGCAAATGATCAAATTGACATGGAATGAGTAAGACGTGCTAGGGGAATAGTTAAAATCAATTTTGATGGGGCAGTGGATAGAACAGAAAATAGAGGATCAATTGCAGTGATTGTCGAGGAAGGAACGATGTTGAGCTTAAGGTGCAAGAGAATTATAGAGCTAACTGACCCTTTAACTCTAGAAGCGATAGCAGCCAGAGAGTCGGCTAATGCAGCAGCCAACTATAAAGTCAAAAGAGTTTATATAGGAGGAGATTCTATGAAAgtcaatttaattcttaaaaggAGTTAAGCCTAGTCTAATGATCAAAGGTCCGATTTTCTTATGGCAAAATCATGTCAATATGAAAAAGAACAAAGCAATTCATTGTCTAGCAAAAAAGACACTAATCTATAGTTCTTTTTTTCTGTAATCCTTTAACGcaattaattttatacttttcATTTTATTCGTCAAGGGCCAGTtattttcttcttgtttttccCATTCGCTCCATTGAATTCaccctttattttctttttgtcaatTCTGCATTCAATCAAACATAACAATATCTTTAATcctttaaaatatcaatttaaacCTATAATTTTGAATACATGCTtctgaaaataatataattttattgtacTGTTACAAGCAATTAAACGGAGAAATTTgtagataattaaaaataatttagattgtgaatcaatattaaattaaaaatactttagtttgcaaagagaaaagaaaagaaaaatataatggGTGAATTAATtgtgaaaatgaaaagaaaaaaggcaAAAAATACAGAATGTCCAGAGGTGGAGAGTACAAAATCCAGAAATAACAGCAAGTCGCTCTTCGTAAGAGCAGAGATGAGGATGCATTCTGAGCTTTTGAGATTCAAAGCTTACAATCTGTTCAAAAAACATAGCCGGGATCTGCTCAGTGAATTCCATCCAAATCTGCAGAGTTCTGAGCTCactttcttccattttcctgtTGATGACAACTGAAATCAGCATTAGCATAAGTTTCAAGACAGCCCATTGGATCCCATTTATTGCATTTCAACAGAAGAGCTAGGAAGCCCATTTATGATATTAGAAAACAACTGAAATGAATTGAAAACCATCCTCACATTTGTTGGAGTACTGTGAAGTCTTGTTTAATTGCGTATAACAACGCGGGGGATATGAGAAATGATAGGCCAGTAGTGTCCCCCTTTTTCTTTTAAGCAATGATCCCGAAGCAGAGGGCAGTTGTCAATACATAGGCATTCAAGTGTAGCAGGGAAGCCCTCAGCTGGGAAGGACTGCAGTTTTGTGCACCTCCAAATTTCCAATTTTTCAAGAGAGGTGAGCTTTTGGATACCCATGGATATGGATTTTAGATTCTTGAATCCAGCAATGAAGAGGTGGGTAAGAGAAGTGGGAAGCAGAAAGCCGTCATCATCTGGGAAGGAAATAATATCTCCACTTGACTTCATGCTGCCAATGCCCAATTTTCTGAGAGAGGTGAGCCTGTGGAGTCCCCACTCTAGCATTGGCTGTTTCAGATTCAAGCATGCACCCATGGAAAGCATAGTTAGGTTTGGAGGTAAACATTCTATTGAGCACTCTATAGCTGCTCCACAATCTGACATATTTATAGATTGGAGGGAAGTGAGGCTTTGCATCTGATTGGGCAGAGACTTCAAATTTTTGCACCGATGAATTTCGAAAGAGACATGCTTGGGATTGCGCAATCCCATCTCTGGGAACAACTCTAATCGAGGACAGTTGCCTATTTCTAACTGTTGCAGACTCTGGAGGTTCTGCATATGATTGGATAGAGACCTCAATGCTTCACAGCCAGCGATTTTTAAAGAGATAAGAGAAGGGATGGGCAATTCCTTCCCAGGAAAGGATTCTAATTGTGGACAGTTCCATATTTGCAAATCTGTAAGATGAGAAAGCCCATAATATAGCGAGTTTAATAATTGTGTTGTCCAGTTGTGGATTTCCAGGGTCTTCAGGAAATCAGGAAACTTTCCATTTGAAGAGGACCTCAGAGATTTACATCCAGAGATACGCAACTTCTCGAGATGAGACGTGTCGCTGCTGTATTTACTGTGAGACACAATCCCCTCCGGAAGAGACTCCAAAGCTCCACAGTTTTGCAGACTAAGACATATCAAGTTGTGCGGCAAACCCCCTGCTGGGAAGGAGACTAAACTTCTACATTGGCTTATTCTCAAATCTTTGAGAGATTTGAGGTCTTTCAGTCCACTTGGCAACTCCTTCAGATTTGGACACATATCTACCTCCAAAACTTCAAGACTGCATGGCAATagctcttcttctccatctacCAATGATGCAAGCTCAAGACATTCTATAATTTGCAAATGCTTTAAACTAGTAAGAGAGGTGGAATTAATCAAACTCTTGAGAATTGGCCCTCGACAACTTCTAATAGAGAGTGCTGTAAGTGATGGGAGAACTTTTGGTAATTCAACCAAGAGCGGGCAATTATTAATAACAAGTTTTTCCAGGGAAGGAAGGAAGTTGGGCAATTTTCCAACCAACTTGGGACAATTATGTAGTCGAAGTTCATGCAGCTTAGGAAATTTTACCACAGAATCTTCACCCAGACCATTTGACCAAGCCCACTGCTTCCACTTACCCATATTAACAATCTCTAGCATTTCCAAACAAGAAAAACATGAATCATCCTCATAAAACTCAACACCCACTTCTTTTACTCTACTTGAACCTTTTATGCTCAACTTTTTTAATGACTTTAATCGTCCGAGTGGTGGCAGTGAAGTAATTTGATGACAGTTGCTTAGCTCCACCTGCACCATGCTAGAGAATGAAGGCTCACCTAGCCACGATGGGAATTTCCTACCACTAAA
This region of Manihot esculenta cultivar AM560-2 chromosome 10, M.esculenta_v8, whole genome shotgun sequence genomic DNA includes:
- the LOC110607997 gene encoding putative disease resistance protein At3g14460 — its product is MVQVELSNCHQITSLPPLGRLKSLKKLSIKGSSRVKEVGVEFYEDDSCFSCLEMLEIVNMGKWKQWAWSNGLGEDSVVKFPKLHELRLHNCPKLVGKLPNFLPSLEKLVINNCPLLVELPKVLPSLTALSIRSCRGPILKSLINSTSLTSLKHLQIIECLELASLVDGEEELLPCSLEVLEVDMCPNLKELPSGLKDLKSLKDLRISQCRSLVSFPAGGLPHNLICLSLQNCGALESLPEGIVSHSKYSSDTSHLEKLRISGCKSLRSSSNGKFPDFLKTLEIHNWTTQLLNSLYYGLSHLTDLQIWNCPQLESFPGKELPIPSLISLKIAGCEALRSLSNHMQNLQSLQQLEIGNCPRLELFPEMGLRNPKHVSFEIHRCKNLKSLPNQMQSLTSLQSINMSDCGAAIECSIECLPPNLTMLSMGACLNLKQPMLEWGLHRLTSLRKLGIGSMKSSGDIISFPDDDGFLLPTSLTHLFIAGFKNLKSISMGIQKLTSLEKLEIWRCTKLQSFPAEGFPATLECLCIDNCPLLRDHCLKEKGGHYWPIISHIPRVVIRN